In Candidatus Cloacimonadota bacterium, a single genomic region encodes these proteins:
- the fdrA gene encoding acyl-CoA synthetase FdrA, whose product MIIKTQIVAGKYLDSVKLMLISKELRQQDGVEDAVAILANPENREILAATDMLVDEIKAAAETDIVIVVKSKTDELGEAAISKAEQLINAPSRNQEASALKIRNLQAAVKNLPGANLCLISVAGKYATAEAEQALDAGLHVMIFSDNVSLEDELKLKQKAAAKGLLLMGPDCGTAIVNGCPLAFANKIPQGKIGIVSAAGTGLQEVSVAIANRGLGVSQAFGTGGRDGKKEIGGIMLSACLDYLIHDPATEVIIIIAKTPDPEVRNKLWQQISSTQKPVVVSFLKPVELPNLPNLHYFVSLAESAAKACAILRKDKTGQQAENMQNEQILPNLAPSRKYLAGLYSGGTLCYEAQELYHRYFDEYPLSNTPVSSEFLAKDVWNETADCIIDLGSDEFTVGRPHPMIDYNLRMKMLEHMAKRSDIGIIILDIVLGYGAHPDPAAEIIPVISGISADIPIICHVLGTSKDPQNADTVAEKLRDAGAKVFSSHLAAADYAIRTLVKHRRKG is encoded by the coding sequence ATGATTATAAAAACCCAAATTGTGGCAGGAAAATATTTGGACTCTGTAAAACTAATGCTAATATCCAAAGAATTACGCCAGCAAGACGGAGTTGAAGATGCAGTAGCGATTTTGGCGAACCCTGAGAATCGGGAAATATTGGCAGCAACCGATATGCTGGTAGATGAGATCAAAGCTGCCGCCGAAACGGATATTGTGATAGTGGTTAAGTCAAAAACCGATGAACTAGGAGAAGCGGCTATCAGCAAAGCCGAGCAACTGATTAATGCGCCATCTCGCAATCAAGAGGCTTCAGCACTCAAGATCCGAAACCTCCAAGCTGCTGTGAAAAACCTGCCCGGGGCAAATCTTTGCCTAATCTCGGTTGCGGGTAAATATGCAACTGCAGAGGCAGAGCAAGCACTCGATGCTGGATTGCATGTAATGATATTTTCGGATAACGTGAGCCTCGAAGATGAATTGAAGCTTAAGCAAAAAGCTGCTGCTAAGGGCTTACTGCTAATGGGTCCCGATTGCGGAACCGCTATAGTGAACGGATGTCCCTTAGCCTTTGCCAATAAGATTCCTCAAGGCAAAATTGGCATCGTCTCCGCTGCCGGCACCGGATTGCAGGAAGTGAGCGTGGCAATAGCCAATCGTGGGCTAGGAGTTTCGCAAGCATTTGGCACAGGGGGCAGAGATGGTAAAAAAGAAATAGGTGGTATAATGCTCTCCGCCTGTTTGGATTATCTTATTCACGATCCGGCAACCGAAGTTATTATTATAATTGCTAAAACTCCCGATCCAGAAGTTCGTAACAAGCTTTGGCAACAGATATCCTCAACCCAAAAACCTGTGGTGGTTAGCTTTCTAAAACCTGTGGAACTACCCAATCTGCCCAATCTGCATTACTTTGTATCTTTGGCAGAAAGTGCAGCAAAAGCTTGTGCAATACTTAGAAAAGACAAAACCGGTCAGCAAGCGGAAAATATGCAAAACGAACAGATTCTCCCAAACCTAGCACCAAGCAGAAAGTATCTTGCCGGCTTGTATAGCGGCGGGACGCTGTGCTACGAGGCACAAGAGCTTTATCATCGCTATTTTGATGAATACCCCCTAAGTAACACGCCAGTAAGCTCGGAATTTTTGGCAAAAGATGTGTGGAACGAAACGGCAGATTGCATTATTGATCTTGGATCGGACGAATTTACCGTGGGTCGCCCTCATCCGATGATAGACTACAACTTAAGGATGAAGATGCTTGAGCACATGGCAAAGCGTAGCGATATTGGCATCATTATTCTGGATATCGTGTTGGGCTATGGCGCACATCCAGATCCTGCCGCCGAGATCATCCCAGTGATATCAGGCATTAGCGCCGATATTCCGATTATCTGCCACGTTTTGGGAACCAGCAAAGATCCTCAGAATGCAGATACAGTTGCCGAAAAATTGCGTGATGCGGGAGCTAAGGTTTTCAGCTCACATCTGGCAGCGGCGGATTATGCAATCCGCACCCTAGTAAAGCACAGGAGGAAAGGATGA
- a CDS encoding DUF1116 domain-containing protein, with the protein MSKIAITKGKLKVINIGLENFAENIVEAGHEAIDVEWKPPLNIAVELKEGISARRKVIETANQKALEIIQNGKPMLVGMGLAIDKIPGMHQNLILHAGPPITWERMCGPMRGAIIGALIYEGRADNPQEAELLAASGEIEYAPCHEHNAVGPMAGIISPKMPVFEIQNERYGNCSYATQNEGLGKVLRYGAFNEEVIKRLKWMDEVLYPVMKRAIEELGKIDLQSLIAQALHMGDEVHNRNRAGTSLLIRQLAPALLKTMRNVEETTAVLKFINGNDHFFLNLSMPAGKAILDAARNIKHSSLAVVMCRNGTDFGIQLSGTNNQWFTGPALVPDALYFPGYSKADANPDIGDSAITETAGWGGFAIAAAPAIVQFVGGNAPDALHYTLSMYEICYGESANYQIPALDFRGTPLGIDIIRVIENNLSPIIDTGVAHKEPGVGQVGAGVVNAPMEPFMRAYEALAKL; encoded by the coding sequence ATGAGTAAAATCGCCATTACAAAAGGCAAACTAAAGGTTATAAACATCGGCTTGGAAAACTTTGCCGAAAACATTGTTGAAGCTGGACATGAGGCAATAGACGTAGAGTGGAAACCACCATTGAATATTGCCGTTGAACTCAAAGAGGGCATCTCTGCCCGCAGAAAAGTAATAGAAACCGCAAATCAAAAAGCACTTGAGATAATTCAAAATGGCAAGCCAATGCTTGTGGGAATGGGGCTTGCCATCGATAAAATACCCGGTATGCATCAAAACTTAATTTTGCATGCAGGTCCGCCCATCACTTGGGAAAGAATGTGCGGACCAATGCGTGGAGCAATAATTGGAGCACTCATCTACGAAGGGCGGGCAGATAATCCCCAAGAAGCAGAACTGCTTGCCGCCAGTGGCGAGATCGAATATGCTCCCTGCCACGAACATAATGCCGTTGGTCCTATGGCTGGCATCATTAGCCCCAAAATGCCGGTTTTCGAAATCCAAAATGAACGCTATGGTAATTGTAGCTATGCCACTCAAAATGAAGGCTTGGGCAAAGTATTGCGCTATGGAGCCTTTAATGAGGAAGTTATCAAGCGGTTAAAATGGATGGATGAAGTATTGTACCCGGTTATGAAACGAGCCATTGAAGAGCTAGGCAAAATAGATTTGCAAAGCCTAATTGCTCAAGCACTGCATATGGGCGATGAGGTTCATAACCGCAATCGTGCCGGAACTTCGTTGTTAATTAGACAATTAGCTCCCGCCCTACTAAAAACCATGAGAAATGTTGAGGAAACAACTGCCGTGCTCAAGTTTATAAATGGCAACGATCATTTCTTCCTCAATCTTTCTATGCCAGCAGGAAAAGCAATTCTGGATGCTGCCCGCAATATAAAACATTCTTCGCTGGCAGTGGTTATGTGTAGAAATGGTACAGATTTTGGCATCCAACTGAGTGGCACTAACAATCAATGGTTTACCGGTCCCGCATTAGTGCCGGATGCACTCTATTTTCCGGGATACAGTAAGGCAGATGCGAATCCGGATATTGGCGATAGTGCCATCACTGAGACCGCCGGTTGGGGTGGTTTTGCCATCGCGGCTGCGCCGGCAATTGTACAATTTGTTGGTGGAAATGCTCCGGATGCATTACATTATACATTATCGATGTATGAGATTTGCTATGGCGAGAGTGCAAATTACCAGATTCCTGCCCTAGATTTTAGGGGCACTCCGCTTGGCATTGATATAATAAGGGTAATTGAGAATAATCTTAGCCCCATAATAGATACTGGCGTGGCACACAAAGAACCCGGAGTGGGTCAAGTAGGAGCCGGAGTGGTAAATGCTCCTATGGAGCCATTTATGCGTGCTTATGAGGCTTTGGCAAAACTATAA